A window of Mucilaginibacter paludis DSM 18603 contains these coding sequences:
- a CDS encoding relaxase/mobilization nuclease domain-containing protein, producing MVARISTGKSIRAMLYYNENKVGENEANLIMASGFAGDIESMSVGQKLHRFTHLTQLKPNVKTNALHISLNFHSSEDLSNAKLQQIAVAYMEKIGFSDQPFLVYRHHDAAHQHLHIVTTNITAARERIDLHDIGRKLSEPARKQIEEDFKLIKAESKTFKMEAAIKAADIKKAKYGHLPTKRALSNVITAVTRDYRFTSLAELNAALKCFNVVAQRGEEHTAMFQKKGLMYSLLDAKGNPVGVPIKASAFYTKPTFRNLEVKFELNKGIRKLYKGELAKRIDSLFDNYREITLSKFETEARQAGITVNFRRNDKGELFGITYIDHKNKTVFNGSDLGKAYSAKGITERLGKSNRLARTEEQFISRPAQRVSKTQKNEPTNYLKPIKQTNFLAQALAKTQPDYGSGVPRKKKRKKRNQQQQQELTL from the coding sequence ATGGTTGCAAGAATAAGCACAGGTAAAAGCATAAGAGCCATGCTCTATTATAATGAAAATAAAGTGGGCGAAAATGAAGCGAACCTGATCATGGCCAGCGGCTTTGCCGGGGATATTGAAAGCATGAGCGTGGGACAGAAACTGCACCGCTTTACCCACCTCACGCAACTGAAGCCGAACGTCAAAACCAATGCGCTGCACATTTCTCTAAATTTTCATTCAAGCGAGGATCTAAGCAATGCAAAACTACAGCAGATCGCAGTGGCCTATATGGAAAAGATCGGATTTAGTGATCAGCCGTTTTTGGTTTATCGCCACCACGATGCCGCACATCAGCACCTGCATATTGTGACCACCAACATCACTGCTGCGCGTGAACGCATCGACCTGCATGATATTGGCCGTAAATTATCAGAACCAGCAAGGAAACAAATCGAGGAGGATTTTAAGCTCATCAAAGCGGAAAGCAAAACATTTAAAATGGAGGCGGCTATTAAAGCTGCTGATATCAAAAAAGCTAAGTATGGTCATCTGCCGACTAAACGTGCGCTCAGCAACGTGATAACGGCTGTAACGCGCGATTATCGGTTTACGTCCCTTGCGGAATTGAATGCAGCTTTAAAGTGTTTTAACGTGGTGGCGCAGCGCGGTGAAGAACATACGGCCATGTTTCAGAAGAAAGGCCTCATGTATTCCTTACTGGATGCTAAGGGCAATCCTGTTGGCGTGCCCATTAAAGCCAGCGCGTTTTATACCAAACCTACTTTCAGAAACCTGGAAGTAAAATTTGAACTCAACAAGGGCATCCGGAAACTGTATAAAGGAGAATTGGCTAAACGGATCGATAGTCTGTTTGATAATTACAGGGAAATAACCCTATCCAAGTTTGAAACGGAAGCCAGACAAGCGGGCATTACGGTTAATTTCCGCCGTAATGATAAAGGGGAGCTTTTTGGTATCACCTATATTGACCATAAAAACAAGACGGTTTTTAATGGCAGCGATCTGGGCAAGGCTTACAGCGCAAAAGGCATTACAGAAAGATTGGGCAAGAGCAACCGCCTGGCAAGGACAGAAGAACAATTTATATCCCGACCGGCACAGCGGGTAAGTAAAACGCAGAAAAATGAGCCGACTAATTATTTGAAACCCATCAAACAGACGAATTTTTTGGCGCAGGCCTTAGCGAAAACGCAGCCGGATTATGGCTCGGGTGTGCCACGGAAAAAGAAACGCAAAAAACGGAATCAGCAGCAACAACAAGAATTAACCTTATAA
- a CDS encoding heavy metal translocating P-type ATPase: MGKFVTMAEQLIELNVTGMHCNNCALSIHKLLEKKGFHHIFVDFASEEVKFSTVDESVVPDVIKNIEGLGFKVVEDININNEHFYEKVENKFIFSLIFTIPLLLHMVLPWHFLHNPIVQLILCLPVFTLGCLHFGKSAFNSIKGGVPNMDVLIFVGSSSAFIYSLIGTFQNLGPDYLFYETCATIITLVLLGNVLEKRSVSQTTSAVKDLVKIQQVKATRLLNGETEVISARDVRPGDILLVNQGDKVPVDGDVLSGDASIDESMLTGESIPVEKTKYDQVIGGTIVQRGNIRMIATKVGSNTILAQIIELMKRAQSAKPPVQKLGDRVAAIFVPAVIGISLLTFVITYWVFSIGFQHSLMNAIAVLVISCPCAMGLATPTAVMVGLGRAAKNGILIKGGDTIEAIANTKYVVFDKTGTLTTGKFKIRQIKAETDDIEKVRGLILSIEERSNHPIAQSLVKELKSLPLKKVILKSVSEEKGLGMRAEDIDGNHYFLGSGLKSGTSKPGTDDFNLFLYRNQQLLAQISIDDEIKPDAKELIAKLKKMDIIPVLLSGDRHSKCIQVAQAIGIDEVHAENLPEQKLMVIDIYKQKGKTVMIGDGINDAPALTQADVGVSMNDASQVAIQSARVILLNTDLHSVVKFLQISKHTLITIKQNLFWAFAYNIVAIPLAAIGMLNPMLGAFAMAFSDVVVIGNSLRLKKKNIFN; encoded by the coding sequence ATGGGTAAATTTGTTACTATGGCCGAACAATTAATTGAACTCAATGTAACCGGAATGCACTGCAATAATTGTGCGTTATCCATACATAAGCTTTTGGAAAAGAAAGGCTTTCATCACATCTTTGTCGATTTTGCAAGCGAAGAGGTCAAATTTTCCACCGTCGACGAGTCGGTAGTGCCCGATGTGATAAAAAATATTGAGGGGCTCGGTTTTAAAGTGGTTGAAGATATCAATATCAACAACGAACACTTTTACGAGAAGGTTGAAAACAAATTCATCTTCTCGCTCATATTCACCATCCCTTTATTGCTGCACATGGTTTTGCCATGGCATTTTTTGCATAACCCCATTGTTCAGTTAATTTTATGCCTCCCGGTATTTACGTTGGGTTGTTTGCATTTTGGCAAAAGCGCTTTTAACTCCATCAAAGGTGGCGTGCCCAATATGGATGTGCTGATATTTGTTGGCTCAAGCTCGGCTTTTATTTACAGTTTGATAGGCACCTTTCAGAATTTAGGCCCCGATTACCTTTTTTACGAAACCTGCGCTACTATCATCACCCTGGTGCTATTGGGCAACGTGTTAGAAAAAAGATCCGTTAGCCAAACCACATCGGCTGTTAAAGACCTGGTTAAGATTCAGCAAGTAAAGGCAACCCGCCTGCTTAACGGCGAAACGGAAGTAATCAGCGCGAGGGATGTGCGCCCCGGCGATATCCTGCTGGTAAACCAGGGCGATAAGGTTCCGGTTGACGGGGACGTCCTTTCGGGCGATGCCTCTATCGATGAATCAATGCTTACCGGCGAGAGTATCCCTGTCGAAAAAACAAAGTACGACCAGGTAATAGGCGGAACTATCGTTCAGCGCGGCAATATCCGGATGATTGCTACCAAGGTGGGCTCAAACACCATATTAGCGCAAATTATCGAGCTGATGAAAAGGGCGCAGTCCGCCAAACCACCGGTCCAAAAATTAGGCGACCGCGTGGCGGCCATATTTGTTCCGGCGGTAATAGGCATTTCACTGCTTACTTTTGTTATAACTTATTGGGTGTTTAGCATCGGCTTTCAACACTCTTTAATGAATGCCATAGCGGTATTGGTTATTTCGTGCCCATGTGCTATGGGCCTGGCCACACCAACGGCGGTAATGGTGGGCTTAGGGCGCGCGGCTAAAAACGGAATACTGATTAAGGGTGGCGATACTATTGAAGCCATAGCTAATACCAAGTATGTAGTATTTGATAAAACGGGCACCTTAACCACGGGCAAATTTAAAATCCGCCAAATTAAAGCCGAAACGGACGATATAGAAAAAGTGAGAGGGTTGATCCTTTCCATCGAGGAGCGCTCAAATCACCCCATTGCCCAATCGCTGGTGAAAGAGTTAAAATCCCTGCCTTTAAAAAAGGTGATACTCAAATCGGTTAGCGAAGAAAAAGGCCTGGGTATGCGCGCCGAAGATATTGATGGTAACCATTACTTTTTGGGCTCGGGTTTAAAATCGGGCACAAGCAAACCGGGCACCGATGATTTCAATTTGTTTTTATACCGAAATCAGCAGCTGCTGGCACAAATCTCCATCGACGATGAAATTAAGCCCGACGCTAAAGAATTGATTGCGAAACTTAAAAAAATGGATATTATCCCGGTACTGCTCAGCGGCGACAGACACAGCAAGTGCATACAGGTAGCCCAGGCCATCGGGATTGATGAGGTGCACGCCGAAAACCTGCCCGAGCAAAAACTGATGGTGATAGATATCTACAAACAAAAAGGCAAAACGGTGATGATAGGCGATGGCATAAACGATGCCCCTGCGCTTACCCAGGCCGATGTAGGCGTATCCATGAACGATGCCAGCCAGGTAGCTATACAATCGGCCAGGGTGATTTTGTTAAATACCGATCTGCATTCGGTAGTTAAATTTTTACAGATCAGCAAGCACACGCTCATCACTATTAAACAAAACCTGTTTTGGGCATTTGCTTACAATATAGTGGCCATACCGCTGGCAGCCATTGGCATGCTTAACCCGATGCTCGGTGCTTTTGCTATGGCTTTCTCTGATGTGGTAGTTATAGGCAACTCGCTACGGTTAAAAAAGAAAAACATATTCAATTAA
- the fbp gene encoding class 1 fructose-bisphosphatase, translated as MLIAKTLGQFIIEKQADFPYAKGELSRLLRDIGIAAKIVNREVNKAGLMDILGEAGSTNIQGESQKKLDIFANEQFISALQSGGECCIVVSEENDEYIYIDSEISKNAKYIVAIDPLDGSSNIDVNVSVGTIFSIYRRKSTNGKATLDDVLQKGVDQVAAGYVIYGSSTMLVYTTGKGVNGFTLDPSIGEFCLSHPNMTIPEDGFIYSINEGYYTHFPDGVKKYIKYCQVEDTTTRRPYTSRYTGSMVADLHRNMIKGGIFIYPITASAPNGKLRLVYECNPMAFIIEQAGGLASNGYERILELDVTELHQRSAIFIGSANMVKRAEEMMKSFSPQITKKSFEGVVNIQ; from the coding sequence ATGTTGATAGCTAAAACTTTAGGACAATTTATTATTGAGAAACAAGCAGACTTCCCTTATGCCAAAGGCGAGTTATCGCGTTTACTGCGGGATATCGGTATCGCTGCTAAAATTGTTAACCGCGAAGTTAATAAAGCAGGCTTGATGGATATTTTGGGCGAAGCAGGTAGCACCAATATACAGGGCGAATCGCAAAAAAAACTGGACATATTTGCCAACGAGCAGTTCATTTCGGCCTTACAAAGTGGTGGCGAGTGCTGTATAGTAGTATCCGAAGAAAACGACGAATATATTTATATCGATTCGGAGATATCAAAAAACGCAAAATATATTGTAGCTATTGATCCCCTGGATGGCTCATCAAACATTGATGTAAACGTGAGCGTGGGTACTATTTTTTCTATCTATCGCCGTAAATCAACAAACGGGAAAGCCACGTTAGACGATGTTTTACAAAAAGGGGTTGACCAGGTAGCCGCAGGTTATGTTATTTATGGCTCATCAACCATGCTGGTATATACAACGGGCAAGGGCGTTAACGGCTTTACGCTTGATCCATCTATAGGCGAGTTCTGCTTGTCGCACCCTAACATGACAATCCCCGAGGATGGTTTTATCTATTCCATCAACGAAGGTTATTATACCCACTTCCCCGACGGGGTAAAAAAATACATTAAGTATTGCCAGGTTGAAGATACCACTACACGCAGGCCTTACACCTCGCGTTATACCGGATCTATGGTGGCCGATTTGCACCGTAACATGATTAAGGGAGGGATATTTATTTACCCTATAACAGCAAGCGCACCTAATGGGAAACTGAGGTTGGTTTACGAATGTAATCCGATGGCGTTTATCATTGAGCAAGCCGGTGGATTAGCCTCAAACGGTTACGAGCGTATACTTGAACTTGATGTAACCGAACTGCACCAACGCTCGGCTATATTTATCGGGTCGGCCAATATGGTTAAGCGTGCCGAAGAAATGATGAAAAGCTTTTCACCACAGATAACCAAAAAATCATTCGAAGGTGTGGTGAATATCCAATAG
- a CDS encoding metallophosphoesterase family protein, with protein MTRIGLISDTHGYLDDAVFKHFDKVDEIWHAGDFGTIELADALAAFKPLRGVYGNIDDKDIRLQYPEDARFYCENVDVWMTHIGGYPDKYSPRVKGTIYTKPPGLFISGHSHILKVVYDKKINCLHLNPGAAGKQGWHRMPTLMRFCISEEKIHTLEVIELVK; from the coding sequence ATGACTCGGATAGGCCTTATTTCGGATACACATGGATATCTTGATGATGCTGTTTTTAAACACTTTGACAAAGTTGACGAAATATGGCATGCAGGCGACTTTGGTACTATCGAATTAGCCGACGCTTTAGCCGCTTTTAAGCCCTTGAGGGGTGTTTATGGAAATATTGATGATAAGGATATCCGTTTACAGTACCCCGAAGACGCGCGTTTTTACTGCGAAAACGTTGATGTGTGGATGACGCATATCGGCGGTTACCCGGATAAATACAGCCCGAGAGTAAAGGGTACAATTTACACTAAGCCCCCTGGTTTATTTATCAGCGGGCACTCGCATATCTTAAAAGTTGTATACGATAAGAAGATTAATTGTTTGCATTTAAACCCCGGAGCAGCAGGTAAACAAGGATGGCACAGGATGCCAACATTGATGCGTTTTTGCATTTCTGAAGAAAAAATTCATACCTTAGAGGTAATTGAATTGGTTAAATAA
- the rnhA gene encoding ribonuclease HI yields the protein MIEIFTDGASSGNPGPGGYGTILRSGAHYKELSGGYRKTTNNRMELLAVIKGLEALTKPNQTVTIFSDSKYVIDPIEKKWLYGWVQKGFKDKKNKDLWLRLLELIKVHQIKFVWVRGHNGHPENERCDRLAVAASKQPGLLIDSVFEAEAARGGV from the coding sequence ATGATCGAGATCTTTACAGACGGCGCATCGAGCGGAAACCCGGGTCCGGGCGGCTATGGCACTATTTTACGTTCGGGCGCACATTATAAAGAACTATCTGGCGGCTATCGCAAAACCACCAATAACCGCATGGAACTGTTAGCTGTAATTAAGGGTTTAGAGGCTTTAACCAAGCCTAACCAAACGGTAACCATCTTCTCTGATTCAAAATATGTGATAGACCCTATTGAAAAAAAATGGCTCTACGGATGGGTACAAAAAGGATTTAAAGATAAAAAGAACAAGGATTTGTGGTTGCGCTTGTTAGAGCTGATTAAAGTGCACCAGATTAAATTTGTTTGGGTGCGCGGGCATAACGGCCATCCCGAAAATGAACGCTGCGACAGGCTTGCCGTTGCCGCTTCTAAACAGCCCGGCCTCTTAATCGATTCGGTTTTTGAGGCTGAAGCCGCCAGGGGCGGCGTGTAG
- a CDS encoding BLUF domain-containing protein produces MYYVVYISTAARLMTDEDLIEILIKSRNNNFRLGITGVLLYHEGTFIQAIEGDKVVIDKLLNSICKDKRHFGLTIITEGIMETHAFPDWSMGFLSVDAETLSIIRGYKRLETIDAIGNEAARNQNHEALLFIKSFAQNNYPHAINQALQAR; encoded by the coding sequence ATGTACTACGTTGTTTACATCAGCACAGCCGCCAGATTAATGACGGACGAAGATCTGATAGAAATTTTAATCAAAAGCCGCAATAATAATTTCAGGCTTGGTATCACAGGTGTGTTGCTTTATCACGAAGGTACCTTTATACAAGCCATAGAAGGGGATAAGGTTGTGATTGATAAACTGTTAAATTCCATTTGCAAGGATAAACGCCATTTTGGTTTAACTATAATAACCGAGGGGATAATGGAAACCCATGCCTTTCCAGATTGGTCTATGGGCTTTTTATCTGTCGATGCCGAAACCTTGTCGATTATAAGAGGCTACAAACGTCTCGAAACAATTGATGCTATAGGCAATGAGGCCGCTCGTAATCAAAATCACGAAGCCCTGTTGTTTATCAAATCATTCGCACAAAATAATTACCCTCATGCCATTAACCAGGCATTACAGGCCAGGTAA
- a CDS encoding recombinase family protein, giving the protein MKTADLYVRVSTDEQAQKGYSPRSQEHVLRQYCEMQNIKVRNVIFEDHSAKTFNRPEWKKLLITLKKHKHKTDLLLFTKWDRFSRNTSDAYQMITTLKKLGVDPQAIEQPLDMSIPENKMMLAIYLTTPEIENDRRGLNTFFGIRQAKKEGRWMGKAPLGYANKARENGSRYIAVKEPEASVMKWVFEQLSESIFSGEQILHAMREKGIKCSKNNFYTCVRNPAYCGKIRLAEYKDEPARLVQALHEPLISEGLFYKVQDVLDGRKKVYGLAIATPKDLPLRNFLKCPKCPRMLTGSASKGRTTYRVYYHCRSACGVRFRAEEVNKSFMEELMLFLPRKGYSELFVETVTDCYNNQTRSIKEERKELIQHINEQNNRIDKARELMLSDEIDAAEFRKVKDDASEQVVRLEAKLNTVMEQSSNLLNIKPIAEKAILNLEMLDRWFDDSTIGGQRYLVGMLFPEKLTYSEGGCRTTKMNEAASVIYMKNKELQAKKMGQKSILKTLPHKG; this is encoded by the coding sequence ATGAAAACCGCAGATTTGTATGTCCGTGTAAGTACGGACGAACAGGCACAAAAGGGGTATTCGCCCCGAAGCCAGGAACACGTTCTCCGACAGTATTGTGAAATGCAGAACATTAAAGTACGCAATGTCATCTTTGAAGACCATTCCGCAAAAACCTTTAATCGCCCGGAATGGAAAAAACTGCTCATTACCCTCAAAAAACACAAGCACAAAACAGACTTATTGTTATTTACCAAATGGGACAGATTTAGCAGGAATACATCGGATGCTTACCAAATGATCACCACACTGAAAAAACTGGGTGTTGATCCGCAGGCTATCGAGCAGCCTCTGGATATGAGTATTCCGGAAAACAAGATGATGCTGGCCATTTACCTGACTACCCCTGAAATTGAGAATGACCGCAGGGGATTGAATACGTTCTTCGGCATCAGGCAGGCCAAGAAAGAAGGACGATGGATGGGTAAAGCGCCATTGGGCTATGCCAATAAGGCGCGTGAAAACGGTTCCAGGTATATTGCCGTTAAAGAACCGGAAGCCTCGGTAATGAAATGGGTATTCGAGCAATTGAGCGAAAGTATTTTTTCAGGCGAACAAATATTGCACGCTATGCGGGAAAAAGGCATTAAATGCAGTAAGAACAACTTTTATACCTGCGTAAGAAACCCTGCTTACTGCGGAAAGATCAGGTTGGCAGAATATAAAGATGAACCGGCAAGACTGGTACAGGCATTACACGAACCGCTGATTTCAGAAGGGTTATTCTATAAAGTACAGGACGTACTGGATGGTAGAAAGAAAGTATATGGATTAGCGATAGCCACGCCAAAGGATCTGCCACTGCGCAACTTTTTGAAATGTCCTAAATGTCCAAGAATGTTAACCGGCAGTGCTTCCAAAGGCCGTACCACTTACCGGGTTTATTACCATTGCCGTTCTGCCTGTGGCGTTCGCTTTAGGGCTGAGGAAGTCAATAAGTCATTTATGGAGGAACTGATGCTGTTTTTACCGCGTAAAGGTTACTCAGAACTATTTGTCGAAACCGTGACGGACTGCTACAATAACCAGACACGTTCTATCAAGGAAGAACGCAAAGAATTAATACAACACATCAATGAGCAAAACAACCGAATTGATAAAGCCAGGGAGTTGATGCTATCAGACGAGATCGATGCGGCCGAATTTCGCAAGGTAAAAGATGATGCTAGTGAACAGGTGGTAAGGCTGGAAGCGAAGCTGAACACGGTTATGGAACAAAGTTCGAACCTTTTAAACATCAAACCGATAGCAGAAAAAGCGATTTTGAACCTGGAAATGCTGGATAGGTGGTTTGATGATTCGACAATTGGGGGGCAAAGATACTTAGTAGGGATGCTTTTTCCTGAAAAATTGACCTATTCTGAGGGGGGATGTCGAACCACGAAAATGAACGAGGCTGCGTCTGTAATATATATGAAAAACAAGGAGTTACAGGCAAAAAAAATGGGGCAAAAATCTATTTTAAAGACCTTGCCCCATAAAGGGTAA
- the mobC gene encoding conjugal transfer protein MobC: protein MNTGEDTQGLRKIIDLTRLISLAILAIHFYIICYKAFLYWGWTADLTNRLIGNLVGTGLFTGILKPKLAALLLLVVSLLGVKGKKDEKIKKNSIVAYLSCGLLAYLLSPLVFYLHNGTTFTAVWYIGLSLGGYLLILTGGTWLSRLIKISLTKDVFNTENETFPQEERLLVNEYSINLPAKYRLKDKIRDSWINVINPFRGLLVSGTPGAGKSYFVIRHIIDQHIKKGFTMFLYDFKFDDLSKIAYNKLLQYRHHYKIQPAFYLINFDDLTRTHRCNPLDPLSMDDLTDATEASRTIMMGLNREWIKKQGDFFVESPINFLTAIIWYLRRYKDGKYCTLPHVIELLQVDYDPLFAILKQQPEIQVLINPFISAHQNNAKAQLEGQVASAKIGLARLSSPSLYYVLSGHDFTLDVNNPDEPKIICVGNNPQKLQTYGAVLSLYISRMIKLVNRKGQQKSSLVFDEFPTIYFNNMDSLIATARSNKVATTLAVQDFSQLKKDYGAEQADVITGIVGNVISGQVTGDTAKTLSENFGKIKQEKESRNISGSDTSFTKSTQMDYAIPASKIAALSSGEFVGFVADNPEQKIALKMFHNEIQNDHAAIKREEENYRDIPVIEKVTQEDVMACYEKVKKEVANLVKSELDKLKPEIEPAHEKKKPVKRKNVQHNVKSAGKRINQKKKDYPEQTISL, encoded by the coding sequence ATGAATACAGGAGAAGATACGCAAGGATTACGAAAGATTATTGATCTGACCAGACTAATTAGCCTGGCTATACTAGCTATACATTTTTATATCATCTGCTACAAGGCGTTCCTATATTGGGGCTGGACAGCCGATCTCACCAATCGTTTAATTGGCAACCTGGTGGGAACAGGATTGTTTACCGGCATACTAAAACCCAAACTGGCGGCATTGTTACTGTTAGTAGTTTCCCTGCTTGGCGTAAAAGGCAAAAAGGACGAGAAAATCAAAAAGAACAGTATTGTTGCCTACCTGTCCTGTGGCTTACTGGCTTACCTGCTTAGTCCGCTTGTGTTCTACCTGCATAATGGCACAACCTTTACAGCGGTCTGGTATATCGGCTTATCGCTTGGGGGTTACCTGCTTATTTTAACCGGCGGCACCTGGCTATCGCGGCTAATCAAAATCAGCCTGACTAAGGATGTTTTCAATACTGAAAACGAGACCTTTCCGCAGGAAGAACGACTATTGGTAAATGAGTACTCTATCAACCTGCCGGCAAAATATAGGCTAAAGGATAAAATCAGGGATAGCTGGATCAACGTCATTAACCCGTTCAGGGGATTGTTGGTATCGGGTACGCCGGGCGCGGGTAAGTCCTATTTTGTGATCCGGCATATTATCGACCAGCACATCAAAAAAGGTTTTACGATGTTCCTGTATGATTTTAAATTCGATGACCTATCTAAGATCGCTTATAACAAGCTGCTGCAATACCGGCATCACTATAAAATCCAGCCAGCGTTTTACCTGATTAACTTTGATGATTTAACCCGTACCCATCGTTGTAATCCGCTCGATCCGCTAAGTATGGACGACCTGACCGATGCGACCGAGGCCAGCCGTACCATTATGATGGGTTTAAACCGCGAGTGGATCAAAAAGCAAGGTGATTTCTTTGTAGAAAGCCCGATCAATTTTCTAACGGCTATCATCTGGTACCTGCGAAGATACAAGGATGGTAAATATTGTACTTTGCCACACGTTATTGAATTGTTGCAGGTAGATTATGACCCCTTATTCGCGATTCTTAAACAGCAACCGGAAATACAGGTATTGATCAATCCGTTTATTTCTGCGCATCAGAACAATGCCAAAGCGCAACTGGAGGGACAGGTCGCCAGCGCAAAGATCGGATTGGCCCGTTTATCTTCTCCATCCCTTTACTATGTGCTGAGCGGGCATGATTTTACACTGGACGTTAACAATCCTGATGAGCCAAAGATTATTTGCGTGGGTAATAATCCGCAGAAGCTGCAAACCTATGGTGCGGTGTTATCACTTTATATTTCTCGTATGATTAAGCTGGTCAATCGCAAAGGTCAACAAAAAAGCAGCCTGGTATTTGACGAGTTCCCGACTATTTATTTTAACAATATGGATAGCCTGATTGCGACTGCCCGCAGCAATAAGGTAGCGACTACCTTGGCGGTACAGGATTTCAGCCAGTTAAAAAAGGATTACGGAGCGGAACAGGCGGATGTAATTACCGGGATTGTAGGCAATGTGATTAGCGGGCAGGTTACGGGCGACACAGCCAAAACCTTAAGTGAAAACTTTGGCAAGATCAAGCAGGAAAAAGAAAGTAGGAACATTAGTGGTTCGGACACATCTTTTACTAAATCTACGCAAATGGATTATGCGATACCGGCATCAAAGATAGCTGCTCTTTCTTCCGGTGAATTTGTGGGCTTCGTTGCTGATAACCCGGAGCAGAAGATCGCGCTCAAAATGTTTCACAACGAAATACAAAATGACCATGCCGCCATAAAACGGGAAGAAGAAAATTACAGGGACATTCCTGTTATTGAAAAAGTTACTCAGGAGGATGTAATGGCATGTTATGAGAAGGTCAAAAAGGAAGTGGCGAATCTGGTAAAGTCGGAACTGGATAAATTGAAGCCGGAGATCGAGCCTGCTCACGAGAAGAAAAAGCCAGTAAAAAGGAAAAATGTTCAGCACAACGTTAAGTCAGCTGGGAAGCGAATTAATCAAAAAAAGAAGGATTATCCTGAGCAAACAATTTCTCTGTAA
- a CDS encoding plasmid mobilization protein: protein MPRKKTENPEELLSHNIIIRVTESLFNKLEKLRKESGVLSIADVCRKILLNQKIKLFTYDATMNPVMEELALIRKELKAIGININQITRHFNADKVETHKGFYALKVADQYKKVDERVEILLKIISKLADKWLQE, encoded by the coding sequence ATGCCTAGAAAAAAGACGGAAAACCCCGAAGAATTACTTAGTCATAATATCATTATCCGGGTAACTGAAAGTTTGTTCAACAAGCTGGAAAAACTGCGGAAAGAAAGCGGGGTATTGTCCATTGCGGATGTGTGCAGGAAGATTTTATTGAATCAAAAGATCAAACTGTTCACGTACGATGCGACCATGAACCCTGTTATGGAAGAACTGGCACTGATTCGTAAAGAGCTTAAAGCCATCGGCATCAACATTAATCAAATCACCAGGCATTTCAATGCCGACAAGGTGGAAACACATAAAGGTTTTTATGCTTTGAAAGTGGCGGATCAGTACAAGAAAGTTGATGAACGGGTAGAAATCTTGCTGAAGATCATTTCTAAACTGGCGGACAAATGGTTGCAAGAATAA
- a CDS encoding tRNA1(Val) (adenine(37)-N6)-methyltransferase, with the protein MMVFRFKQFDVDQSGCAMKINTDGVLLGAMVKADEPHYILDIGTGTGVIALMMAQKFPGAVIDAVELDTAAAQTAGKNFGNSNFSNKLHVHPLGFEEYFNHHPEKKYDLIVANPPFYINSLEAAGDKMNLAKHTDQTFFEVLIKAVSAHLASKGLCWLVLPVATASLVKKLILPYQLYVHHTINIHSFTDVDAHREVVVLGTIPVQSTTERFIIYNSPKVYSKQYQEILKDFFTIF; encoded by the coding sequence ATGATGGTATTCAGATTTAAGCAATTCGATGTCGACCAGTCCGGCTGTGCCATGAAGATCAATACCGATGGCGTACTGCTTGGCGCGATGGTGAAAGCTGATGAACCACACTATATTCTGGATATTGGGACTGGGACAGGCGTGATTGCCTTAATGATGGCTCAAAAATTCCCAGGTGCTGTTATCGATGCTGTGGAACTCGATACTGCTGCCGCGCAAACCGCCGGTAAAAATTTCGGTAACTCAAACTTCAGTAACAAGCTTCATGTTCACCCGCTTGGTTTTGAAGAATATTTTAACCATCACCCGGAAAAAAAATACGATTTGATTGTAGCTAACCCGCCTTTCTATATTAATTCTTTAGAAGCCGCAGGTGACAAGATGAACTTAGCCAAGCATACCGATCAAACCTTCTTCGAAGTTTTAATTAAAGCGGTTTCTGCACATTTGGCCAGTAAGGGGTTATGCTGGCTGGTGCTTCCGGTTGCAACGGCCTCATTGGTTAAAAAACTGATTTTGCCCTATCAGCTTTATGTGCATCACACCATCAACATTCATTCTTTTACAGATGTTGATGCCCATCGCGAAGTTGTTGTATTGGGTACCATACCAGTGCAAAGTACTACAGAGCGGTTTATTATTTACAACTCGCCCAAAGTATATAGCAAACAATACCAGGAGATATTGAAAGATTTTTTTACTATCTTTTGA